The following are encoded together in the Zingiber officinale cultivar Zhangliang chromosome 8A, Zo_v1.1, whole genome shotgun sequence genome:
- the LOC122012599 gene encoding uncharacterized protein LOC122012599: MAILKDDSRVSRRDRKSSPVSRGSGSIQDTEEEACTRSAKVVSYASEISDVDSGMESDEFDPAELGEPGTQLCQVGNQSFSVPLELYDLSALGTVLSLETWNECLSEDERFLLAEYLPDMDQETFGRTLKELFSRENFHFGSPLDTLFIQLKGGLCDPRIVLYRRGSSFLQRHEYYHHLCKYHNSMVRTLVRTKDAWRKCSGYAIEERLRLLNIPRSQRPLSYVGNDDVSCEMASESGDSDNWHLNKRFKKDQQFVKPAFDIMPHKIDMTYQSVKDTKEYSKGVLKVAPSKVLAQECVGSSHGYPSALKHGSKQNKFAGYDVKASKRTRDHISNDHDDREEEFVASQGDWAARNSHAVARTNMLISGKKQGQQKRYDTDSHNDEDPEIDNNFSQGCGGKWNSGQEITSYIHDSSEHTKAKYFDRVWVYPSTRSDRKNKLIDSMQLNEIHEEAISLSHSAKSDRIGKEYRAGKSGAGHELKNKSYKHSLVQMVNSPIQKDSRSRISQGRMKKNETQYENKGVTYLRDSSMISGSEETESDSSEQVEDDRFPIATRKSNKLMKGDNKVYAGFPDVNKSGHTPESNSVKGKNGEPTKKALLQHPSAKLRNAEKRHKAMADMHHSPEQSLYADDYGGGVMDEHKESLHGMPKSRGSKKLINKLVNMMEVSDGPRIDAAQERSDMPLIGCNSLSKKSKLTVNAHLLSEQDESVHLQDSPNLQVDDRVGTRKGKRKIDVETEMLNDINPDLVRSGKVSGDGEPKVKSQKKPFTIITPTIHTGFSFSIVHLLSAIRKAMITPLIEDTARIASHLHDNSGPKIFTDGQHKVHQIATDIHILQSFENMGKHSTGSGEDTGFLSLTVQEIVDRVRLNPGDPYILETQEPLTDLVRGVLKIFSSKTAPLGAKGWKPFVSYEKSNKSWSWVGPIASSSHNDNGEEETLADAWGIPHKMLVKLVDTFANWLKSSQITLQQIGSLPPPPASLLLNVDEKARFKDLRAQKSLNTINPSSDEVRAYFHREELLRYSIPDRAFSYTAADGKKSIVAPLKRGGGKPTSKARDHFMLKPDRPPHVTILCLVRDAAARLPGRIGTRADVCTLLRDSQYVVENISDAQVNQVVSGALDRLHYERDPCVQFDSERKLWVYLHRDREEEDFEDDGTSSTKKWKRQRKDSLDQSDMGPVNDVDSAALVGGSGLDDEHNFNVLTSPIRAGGIAEVSSEDVGLNIDNTNACIDSTTIKKDHDNWGGLGSNPLRERLVCQENSTDDFDDGTFGQERPISLQYDLTMKNRLY, encoded by the coding sequence ATGGCGATTTTGAAAGATGACTCTAGGGTTTCGAGGAGGGACAGAAAATCCTCACCCGTGAGCAGAGGGAGCGGTTCGATCCAGGATACAGAGGAGGAGGCCTGTACGAGGAGTGCCAAGGTGGTGTCTTATGCTTCGGAAATTTCAGACGTGGACTCCGGCATGGAATCCGACGAGTTTGATCCGGCTGAGCTTGGTGAACCGGGAACTCAGTTGTGTCAGGTGGGGAACCAGAGTTTTAGCGTTCCCCTCGAGCTCTACGACCTCTCTGCCTTGGGGACAGTGCTGTCCTTGGAGACGTGGAATGAATGCCTCTCGGAGGACGAGCGTTTTTTGTTGGCTGAGTACCTCCCGGATATGGATCAGGAGACGTTTGGGCGCACTCTCAAAGAGCTGTTTTCAAGGGAAAATTTTCACTTTGGGAGTCCGCTTGATACTCTATTCATTCAGTTGAAAGGAGGGCTCTGTGATCCGAGGATTGTTCTTTACCGTCGAGGTTCTAGTTTTTTACAGCGGCATGAATACTACCATCACCTGTGTAAATATCATAATTCTATGGTAAGAACTCTTGTCCGCACAAAGGATGCATGGAGGAAGTGCAGTGGATATGCTATTGAAGAAAGACTTCGGCTACTTAATATCCCGAGGAGTCAGAGGCCTTTGAGCTATGTTGGAAATGATGATGTTAGTTGTGAGATGGCTTCAGAGAGTGGGGATTCTGATAATTGGCATTTGAATAAGCGGTTTAAGAAAGACCAGCAGTTTGTGAAGCCTGCATTTGATATCATGCCCCATAAGATTGACATGACTTACCAGTCAGTAAAGGACACAAAAGAGTACTCAAAGGGTGTATTAAAAGTTGCCCCTTCTAAGGTTTTAGCACAGGAATGCGTTGGATCATCACATGGATATCCTTCAGCATTGAAGCATGGATCAAAACAGAATAAATTTGCTGGGTATGATGTGAAAGCATCCAAAAGAACTAGAGATCATATTAGCAATGACCATGATGATAGGGAAGAAGAATTTGTGGCTTCACAAGGGGACTGGGCTGCAAGAAATAGCCATGCAGTAGCCAGAACTAATATGCTGATATCAGGAAAGAAACAAGGACAACAAAAAAGATACGATACAGACAGTCACAATGATGAAGATCCTGAAATCGATAACAATTTTAGCCAGGGTTGTGGGGGAAAATGGAACTCAGGCCAAGAAATAACTTCTTATATTCATGATTCTTCTGAACACACCAAAGCTAAATATTTTGACAGAGTTTGGGTGTATCCTTCAACCCGCAGTGACCGAAAGAACAAGCTAATCGATTCCATGCAGCTAAATGAGATACATGAGGAAGCCATTTCCTTGAGTCATTCAGCTAAATCAGATAGGATTGGCAAAGAATACAGGGCTGGTAAATCTGGAGCTGGtcatgaattaaaaaataaatcttaTAAACATTCTTTAGTACAGATGGTTAATTCACCTATTCAGAAGGATTCTAGATCCAGGATATCACAAGGGAGGATGAAAAAAAATGAGACTCAGTATGAGAATAAGGGTGTGACATATTTGAGAGACAGCAGTATGATATCTGGAAGTGAGGAGACAGAATCTGATTCATCTGAGCAGGTTGAGGATGATAGGTTCCCGATTGCTACTAGGAAGTCAAACAAGCTCATGAAAGGTGATAACAAAGTCTATGCTGGCTTCCCTGATGTGAATAAAAGTGGACATACACCAGAATCAAATTCTGTGAAAGGGAAGAATGGAGAACCTACAAAAAAGGCACTATTACAGCACCCAAGTGCAAAGCTGAGAAATGCAGAAAAGAGGCATAAAGCAATGGCTGATATGCATCATTCTCCAGAGCAATCCTTGTATGCTGATGATTATGGTGGTGGGGTGATGGATGAACATAAGGAGAGTTTACATGGTATGCCCAAGTCACGAGGGAGCAAGAAATTAATCAACAAGTTAGTGAACATGATGGAGGTTTCTGATGGTCCAAGGATTGATGCTGCTCAAGAGAGATCGGATATGCCCCTTATAGGTTGTAACTCTTTGTCTAAGAAATCTAAACTGACAGTTAATGCTCATCTCTTGAGCGAGCAAGATGAATCTGTCCACCTACAGGACAGTCCAAACCTACAGGTTGATGACCGTGTTGGTACCAGGAAGGGTAAAAGGAAAATAGATGTTGAAACTGAGATGCTGAATGACATTAATCCGGATTTGGTAAGATCAGGGAAGGTTTCAGGAGATGGCGAACCTAAAGTTAAGTCACAGAAGAAACCATTTACCATTATCACCCCAACTATTCACACAGGGTTTTCATTCTCTATTGTACATCTTCTTTCAGCTATAAGGAAGGCAATGATTACTCCTCTTATTGAAGATACTGCACGGATAGCCTCCCATCTTCATGACAACAGTGGACCTAAAATTTTTACAGATGGTCAGCACAAAGTACATCAAATAGCAACTGACATACATATTTTGCAATCATTTGAGAATATGGGCAAACATTCCACAGGATCTGGAGAGGATACTGGGTTTCTTTCTCTCACAGTTCAAGAGATTGTTGATCGAGTTAGATTAAACCCAGGAGATCCATACATTCTTGAAACACAGGAACCACTTACTGATTTAGTCCGAGGAGTTCTGAAGATTTTTTCATCTAAGACGGCACCTTTGGGGGCAAAGGGTTGGAAACCCTTCGTATCATATGAGAAATCAAACAAAAGTTGGTCATGGGTAGGTCCTATTGCTTCTTCCTCACACAATGATAATGGAGAAGAAGAAACTTTAGCAGATGCATGGGGTATTCCTCACAAGATGCTGGTAAAGCTGGTTGATACTTTTGCTAATTGGCTTAAAAGTAGTCAAATTACACTTCAGCAGATTGGAAGTCTCCCACCTCCTCCTGCTTCATTACTTTTGAACGTGGATGAGAAAGCAAGGTTCAAAGATCTAAGAGCCCAAAAGAGTCTGAACACTATTAACCCCAGCTCTGATGAAGTAAGAGCATATTTTCACAGAGAGGAATTGTTACGGTATTCTATTCCAGATAGAGCCTTTTCCTATACAGCTGCTGATGGGAAAAAATCTATTGTTGCTCCACTAAAAAGGGGCGGTGGAAAACCAACCTCAAAAGCTCGGGATCATTTCATGCTTAAGCCTGATCGACCACCACATGTGACAATTCTTTGTCTTGTTCGAGATGCAGCAGCCAGACTTCCTGGTAGAATTGGAACTAGAGCAGACGTTTGTACCCTATTAAGGGACTCTCAATACGTTGTTGAAAACATCTCTGATGCACAAGTGAACCAAGTTGTGAGTGGGGCTCTAGATAGGTTGCATTATGAACGTGATCCTTGTGTGCAATTTGATAGCGAAAGAAAATTGTGGGTTTATTTACACAGGGATAGAGAAGAAGAGGATTTTGAGGATGATGGCACTTCATCCACTAAAAAAtggaaaagacaaagaaaagattCACTTGATCAATCAGACATGGGGCCCGTTAATGATGTGGATAGTGCAGCCTTGGTTGGTGGCTCTGGGTTGGATGATGAACATAATTTCAATGTTCTCACATCACCAATCAGAGCTGGGGGAATAGCTGAAGTTTCTTCTGAAGATGTTGGTCTAAATATAGATAATACTAATGCTTGTATTGATTCTACCACTATAAAAAAGGACCATGATAATTGGGGTGGTCTAGGGTCGAATCCATTGAGGGAAAGATTGGTATGTCAGGAGAACTCTACAGATGATTTTGATGATGGAACATTTGGTCAAGAACGGCCAATTAGTCTTCAATATGACCTTACTATGAAGAATAGATTATACTAA